In a single window of the Flavobacterium sp. W4I14 genome:
- a CDS encoding pyruvate dehydrogenase E1 component alpha subunit (product_source=KO:K00161; cath_funfam=3.40.50.970; cog=COG1071; ko=KO:K00161; pfam=PF00676; superfamily=52518; tigrfam=TIGR03182) — translation MSAVEINKDTWLKWFESMLLMRKFEEKTGQLYGQQKIRGFCHLYIGQEAVVAGAISAMQKGDSMITTYRDHAHALALGVSADSIMAEMYGKATGCSKGKGGSMHMFSKEHNFYGGHAIVGGQIPLGAGVAFAEKYKGTDNVNICYMGDGAVRQGALNETFNMAMLWKLPVIFVCENNGYAMGTSVQRTTNMTDIYKIGLGFDMPCAPVDGMDPVAVHNAMDEAIQRARKGEGPTFLEMRTYRYRGHSMSDPAKYRTKEELEDYKAKDPVEHARETILKEKYADQAWIEEVEAKVKAIVDQAVKFAEESPWPDASELYKDVYMQQDYPYVMD, via the coding sequence ATGAGTGCAGTAGAAATAAATAAAGATACCTGGTTAAAGTGGTTTGAGTCGATGTTGCTTATGCGCAAATTCGAAGAAAAAACTGGCCAGTTATACGGACAACAAAAAATACGTGGCTTTTGTCATTTATACATTGGACAAGAAGCTGTAGTTGCAGGTGCAATATCTGCAATGCAAAAAGGTGATTCAATGATTACAACATACCGTGATCATGCTCATGCCTTAGCTTTAGGAGTTAGTGCTGATAGTATTATGGCAGAAATGTACGGTAAAGCTACAGGTTGCTCTAAAGGTAAAGGTGGTTCAATGCACATGTTCAGTAAAGAGCATAACTTCTACGGTGGTCATGCAATTGTTGGCGGTCAGATCCCTTTAGGTGCTGGCGTTGCTTTTGCAGAAAAATATAAAGGAACTGACAATGTTAATATTTGTTATATGGGCGATGGTGCTGTGCGCCAGGGTGCATTAAACGAAACTTTTAACATGGCCATGCTCTGGAAATTGCCTGTTATTTTTGTTTGCGAAAACAACGGTTATGCAATGGGTACCTCAGTACAACGTACTACCAACATGACCGATATTTATAAAATAGGTTTAGGTTTTGATATGCCATGTGCTCCAGTTGATGGTATGGATCCGGTTGCTGTTCACAATGCAATGGACGAAGCGATCCAACGTGCACGTAAAGGTGAAGGACCCACTTTCTTAGAAATGAGAACTTACCGTTACCGTGGTCACTCGATGTCAGATCCGGCAAAATACCGTACCAAAGAAGAATTAGAAGATTATAAAGCAAAAGATCCGGTTGAGCACGCAAGAGAAACGATTCTTAAAGAAAAGTATGCAGATCAAGCCTGGATTGAAGAAGTAGAAGCTAAAGTAAAAGCAATTGTAGATCAGGCAGTAAAATTTGCTGAAGAATCTCCTTGGCCTGATGCATCTGAATTATACAAAGATGTATATATGCAACAGGACTACCCTTACGTAATGGACTAA
- a CDS encoding pyruvate dehydrogenase E2 component (dihydrolipoamide acetyltransferase) (product_source=KO:K00627; cath_funfam=2.40.50.100,3.30.559.10,4.10.320.10; cog=COG0508; ko=KO:K00627; pfam=PF00198,PF00364,PF02817; superfamily=47005,51230,52777; tigrfam=TIGR01349), translating into MADVIKMPKMSDTMTEGVLAKWHKKVGDKVKSGDVLAEVETDKATMDMESYWDGTLLYVGVEEGTAVPVDAIMAVIGKEGEDYKAALEAEKGAEAPKAESTEAPKAEEKKEEAAPAQGGGLSEEELAAKGVTVIRMPLLSDTMTEGVIAEWHKKVGDKVKDDDVLADVETDKATMEVMGYATGTLLHIGVEKGAAAKVNGIIAIVGPEGTDVSGILAGGSAPAPKAESAEAPKEEKSANIAEIETPRTSSCGTTADNSDSRVKASPLAKKIAKDKGIDLAQVAGSAEGGRIIKKDIENFKPSAAPAKAESASAPAADKAAAPAPVIPQFVGEVKFTEAPVSQMRKVIAKRLAESLFTAPHFYLTISIDMDNAMAARTAINAVAPVKVSFNDIVIKAVAVALKKHPAVNSSWGGDKIRFNEHTNIGVAMAVEDGLLVPVVRFADGKSLSHISAEVKDFGGKAKAKKLQPADWEGSTFTVSNLGMFGIDEFTSIINSPDGAILSVGAIQQVPVVKNGAVVPGNVMKLTLGCDHRVVDGATGAQFLQTLKGLLEEPIRLLA; encoded by the coding sequence ATGGCTGATGTAATTAAAATGCCCAAAATGAGCGACACCATGACCGAAGGGGTTTTGGCAAAGTGGCATAAAAAAGTAGGCGATAAAGTGAAAAGCGGCGATGTTTTGGCAGAAGTAGAAACTGACAAAGCAACAATGGATATGGAATCTTATTGGGATGGAACTCTTTTATACGTAGGTGTAGAAGAAGGAACAGCTGTTCCCGTTGATGCAATCATGGCCGTTATTGGTAAAGAAGGCGAAGATTATAAAGCAGCATTAGAGGCTGAAAAAGGAGCAGAAGCCCCAAAAGCAGAAAGCACCGAAGCCCCAAAAGCTGAAGAGAAAAAAGAAGAGGCAGCACCGGCTCAGGGTGGTGGCTTAAGCGAAGAAGAATTAGCTGCAAAAGGTGTTACGGTTATCCGCATGCCTTTATTAAGCGATACTATGACTGAAGGCGTAATTGCCGAATGGCATAAAAAAGTTGGCGATAAAGTAAAAGATGATGATGTTCTTGCTGATGTAGAAACCGATAAGGCAACTATGGAAGTAATGGGTTATGCAACCGGAACTTTATTACACATTGGTGTAGAGAAAGGTGCTGCTGCAAAAGTGAACGGAATTATCGCTATCGTTGGTCCTGAAGGAACTGATGTAAGCGGAATTTTAGCGGGCGGCTCAGCTCCGGCTCCAAAAGCCGAAAGTGCTGAGGCTCCTAAAGAAGAAAAATCTGCAAATATTGCAGAAATTGAAACACCAAGAACCTCATCATGTGGTACAACTGCAGACAACAGTGATAGCCGCGTTAAAGCATCTCCTTTAGCTAAGAAAATTGCTAAAGATAAAGGGATCGATTTAGCACAGGTTGCAGGTAGTGCAGAAGGTGGCCGTATCATTAAAAAAGATATCGAAAACTTTAAACCAAGTGCAGCGCCAGCAAAAGCAGAATCTGCATCAGCTCCGGCTGCAGATAAAGCTGCTGCTCCAGCACCAGTTATACCTCAATTTGTTGGTGAAGTTAAATTTACTGAAGCTCCGGTTTCGCAGATGCGTAAGGTAATTGCAAAACGTTTAGCAGAAAGTTTATTTACTGCTCCACACTTTTACTTAACCATCAGCATTGATATGGACAATGCAATGGCTGCCCGTACGGCAATCAACGCTGTTGCTCCAGTTAAGGTTTCTTTCAACGATATTGTAATTAAAGCGGTTGCTGTTGCATTGAAAAAACACCCGGCTGTTAACTCATCATGGGGTGGCGATAAAATCAGATTTAACGAACATACCAATATTGGTGTAGCGATGGCTGTTGAAGATGGTTTATTGGTACCAGTAGTGCGTTTCGCTGATGGCAAATCTTTATCACACATCTCTGCAGAAGTAAAAGATTTTGGTGGTAAAGCAAAAGCTAAAAAATTACAACCGGCAGATTGGGAAGGTTCTACTTTCACCGTATCTAACTTAGGTATGTTTGGTATTGATGAGTTTACTTCAATTATCAACTCTCCTGATGGTGCAATTCTATCAGTAGGCGCTATACAACAGGTTCCTGTTGTTAAAAACGGCGCTGTTGTTCCTGGTAATGTAATGAAATTGACTTTAGGTTGTGATCACCGCGTGGTTGATGGTGCAACCGGAGCGCAGTTCTTACAAACATTAAAAGGTTTATTAGAAGAGCCGATCAGGTTATTAGCATAA
- a CDS encoding lipoprotein Spr (product_source=KO:K13694; cath_funfam=3.90.1720.10; cleavage_site_network=SignalP-noTM; cog=COG0791; ko=KO:K13694; pfam=PF00877; superfamily=54001), with protein MIKKFLFSTLIAICTLSAAFAQTKTKESGKELNDPDNLASQYFSQVMGVAVDATSNLKLYKFIYEWIGTPYSYGGNTKRGIDCSAFTKAIYDKVFNTTIRRNSRDIFSMVDPLSKEDLKEGDLVFFKIKSRSISHVGIYLGDNRFAHASSSRGVVISNLNEPYYSRYFYKGGRVLESFKKEFTVE; from the coding sequence ATGATTAAAAAATTTTTGTTTTCTACTCTAATTGCTATTTGTACGCTCTCAGCCGCATTTGCGCAAACAAAAACAAAAGAATCTGGTAAAGAATTAAATGATCCCGACAACCTTGCGTCACAATATTTTTCGCAGGTTATGGGTGTTGCGGTAGATGCAACTTCGAACTTAAAACTGTACAAGTTTATTTACGAATGGATTGGAACACCTTATAGTTATGGTGGAAACACCAAAAGAGGGATCGATTGTTCGGCTTTCACTAAAGCGATTTACGATAAAGTTTTCAACACAACCATCAGAAGAAATTCGCGCGATATTTTTAGTATGGTGGATCCATTGTCTAAAGAAGATTTAAAAGAGGGCGATTTAGTTTTCTTTAAGATTAAAAGCAGAAGTATTTCACATGTTGGTATTTACCTGGGCGATAACAGATTTGCACATGCATCAAGTTCTCGTGGTGTAGTAATCAGCAACCTGAACGAGCCTTATTACAGCCGCTATTTTTACAAAGGCGGTCGCGTTTTAGAATCGTTTAAGAAAGAATTTACAGTAGAATAG